The bacterium DNA window AGGAGCGGGATGTCCACCGCGCGCGGGGCCTGGTCTTCCGAGACGACCTCGATGGAGCGGTTCTGGTTCCAGCTCCGCCGAAGCAGCCCCTTCCGCACGAGGTTGGTGACGTGCTTGTGGACCGTGGCCACCGACGAGAGGCCGAAGTGGCGCCCCACTTCCTCGAGGCTCGGCGAGTAGCCGAATTCCCCGATGAACTGGTTGATGTAGTCGTAGATCTGCTTTTGGCGCTTGGTGAGGGCCACGGGCTGTCCTCCCGTCGGGCGGTCCGCGCCGGCGCGCGTCGCCTGACGCCGAAGCCGGCCGCCGCATGGCGCGGCGGAGGCGGCGAGGGCGCTTCGACGGAAACTTACAGCAAACGCAGGGCGAAAACAAACCCCGAGAGAAAACAATCGCGCCGGGGGGTTTGCGGCGCCTAAGTCGCGCTGCTAGTGTCCGTTGCGTGGTGCGCCGGCGTCTCGCCATGTTCCTCGTCGTCCTCGCCGCGGCCTTGGCCCCGGCGGCGGGACAGACGCGCGTCGAATCGGTGGACGCCGAGCGGGTGGCCGACCTCTTCGCGCGGATCCGCGCCGCCAACGACGACGGGACGCGCGAGGCGCTGACCGAGGCGCTGGCCGCGGTCGGCAGCTCCGCGGTCCCGACGATCGCCGCCGAAATGGCCCGCCGCGACGACGCGACGTGGCTCTCCGCGACCGTCGCCCTCGGCCTGATCCGCGGTCCCGACGCCGTCGGCGCGCTGCAGGCCGAGCTCAACCGCTCCTCCGGCACGCGGGCGATGGCCGTGCTCCACTCCCTCGCCGTCGCCGGCGACACCGAGGCCCCCGCCCTCGCCCTCCGCGGCGCGACCCCGACCCTCGCCGCCGGCCCCGAGGCGACGG harbors:
- a CDS encoding HEAT repeat domain-containing protein, whose translation is MVRRRLAMFLVVLAAALAPAAGQTRVESVDAERVADLFARIRAANDDGTREALTEALAAVGSSAVPTIAAEMARRDDATWLSATVALGLIRGPDAVGALQAELNRSSGTRAMAVLHSLAVAGDTEAPALALRGATPTLAAGPEATAVDFIAGALGPPAAATLAQEIPRRSPDGRVVGLGALGALADESATPFLLAWSRRPAAIDRRSALIALARIGDPRAGGRFIEALDDSDPSVRETAAEGLGYLREARATEALARIA